The following proteins come from a genomic window of Paenibacillus spongiae:
- a CDS encoding RluA family pseudouridine synthase, protein MKYYEPLAVHVKPEEDGMTVRKVLERNLGVSRKLLSRLKLTDEGITVNGCRVYTSSRVKQGDCIELRMEQERSDDILPEAIPLDIVYEDRDLLILNKPPGIVVHPTHGHYTGTLANGVVHHWQQRGELVRFRPIHRLDQDTSGLLAIAKNPYIHQQLSEQMHAGDVYKSYLAYVYNAPVDVKGTVDAPIDRDPDSPHVRTVLASGYPSVTHYETAAIYRGGEAAKVKLKLETGRTHQIRVHMKHIGCPLIGDGLYGYAGNPADGGSQELEAAVSRQALHAAVLGMTHPISRKWLEWEAPLPEDLRKLEAMLKATNE, encoded by the coding sequence ATGAAATATTATGAACCGCTTGCCGTACACGTCAAGCCCGAAGAGGATGGGATGACCGTACGGAAGGTGCTGGAACGAAATCTCGGCGTGTCCCGCAAGCTGCTCTCTCGCTTGAAGCTGACCGATGAAGGCATCACGGTCAATGGCTGTCGCGTCTATACGTCCTCGCGCGTGAAGCAGGGGGATTGCATCGAGCTTCGAATGGAGCAGGAACGATCGGACGATATTCTGCCGGAGGCTATACCGCTCGATATCGTATATGAGGACCGGGACCTGCTTATTCTCAACAAGCCGCCGGGGATCGTCGTTCATCCGACCCACGGCCACTACACGGGGACGCTTGCCAATGGCGTCGTCCATCATTGGCAGCAGCGCGGCGAGCTCGTTCGATTTCGTCCGATACACCGATTGGATCAAGACACCTCCGGCCTGCTGGCCATTGCCAAGAATCCGTACATCCATCAGCAGCTATCCGAGCAAATGCATGCGGGAGACGTATATAAGTCTTACCTCGCTTATGTGTACAACGCTCCGGTCGATGTGAAGGGGACGGTGGACGCTCCGATCGACCGGGATCCCGACTCGCCTCATGTCCGAACCGTTCTTGCGAGCGGCTATCCTTCGGTTACCCATTATGAGACCGCAGCGATTTACCGCGGCGGCGAAGCCGCCAAAGTCAAGCTGAAGCTGGAAACCGGTCGCACGCACCAGATCCGCGTCCATATGAAGCATATCGGCTGCCCGTTAATCGGCGACGGCCTGTACGGCTATGCCGGAAACCCTGCTGACGGCGGAAGCCAGGAGCTGGAAGCTGCCGTTAGCCGGCAAGCGCTGCATGCGGCTGTTCTCGGAATGACGCATCCGATCAGCCGCAAATGGCTCGAATGGGAGGCGCCGCTCCCGGAAGATCTGCGCAAGCTGGAAGCGATGCTGAAGGCAACGAACGAATAG
- a CDS encoding cob(I)yrinic acid a,c-diamide adenosyltransferase — MKLYTRSGDGGQTSVIGGRVSKDDNRVEAYGTLDELNSFVGQAAAVAGATGELDELATELIEIMQELFDCGSDLAFADPEGRTFKITAEPAVRLEGWIDAHVEQAPEITKFILPGGSETSALLHVCRTVCRRAERRIVTLSGDMAINEDVLKYVNRLSDYFFAAARSANAKLGVPDTEYVRSADVFKKRK, encoded by the coding sequence ATGAAGCTCTATACACGATCAGGAGACGGAGGCCAAACATCCGTCATTGGCGGCCGCGTCAGTAAAGACGATAACCGCGTGGAAGCATACGGCACGCTTGACGAATTGAATTCGTTTGTCGGACAAGCTGCGGCTGTCGCAGGGGCGACAGGGGAATTGGACGAGCTCGCAACTGAGCTGATTGAGATCATGCAGGAGCTGTTTGATTGCGGTTCCGATCTGGCCTTCGCCGATCCGGAGGGACGCACCTTCAAGATCACGGCCGAACCGGCGGTGCGCCTTGAAGGCTGGATCGATGCGCATGTGGAGCAAGCGCCCGAGATTACTAAATTTATATTGCCTGGCGGCAGCGAAACATCGGCCCTGCTTCATGTATGCCGGACCGTATGCCGCAGAGCGGAGCGGCGCATCGTAACGCTCTCCGGCGACATGGCAATCAACGAGGACGTTCTGAAATATGTCAACCGGCTGTCCGATTATTTCTTTGCGGCGGCCAGGTCGGCCAATGCCAAGCTAGGCGTGCCGGATACGGAATATGTGCGCAGCGCGGACGTATTCAAGAAACGGAAGTGA
- a CDS encoding aspartyl-phosphate phosphatase Spo0E family protein, which produces MAYADYGFSFLSDPGTMQAKQYTSSSIRVLEDEIYTLRKLMEQSYLEHKTFSSDNVIDLSRKLDVKINEYMRFMRWRKSHGSTMNGIVSRSP; this is translated from the coding sequence GTGGCTTATGCGGATTATGGATTCTCGTTTCTCAGCGACCCGGGTACCATGCAAGCAAAGCAGTACACCTCATCATCCATTCGAGTTTTAGAGGACGAAATTTACACGCTGCGCAAACTAATGGAACAATCGTATCTCGAACATAAGACATTCAGCTCCGACAACGTGATCGATCTGAGCCGGAAGCTGGACGTCAAAATCAACGAATATATGAGATTTATGCGTTGGCGCAAGAGCCACGGCAGCACGATGAACGGAATCGTTTCGAGAAGTCCCTAG
- a CDS encoding aminotransferase class I/II-fold pyridoxal phosphate-dependent enzyme, with protein sequence MIKDEERSMNATVRRASMADYLAPGARSMKPSGIRRFFDLAAGRKDIITLGVGEPDFVTPWHVREACVYALEMGKTQYTSNAGMPELREEIGNYLYNQFDVAYDPAQEILVTVGGSEAIDLALRALITPGDEILVPEPCYISYSPITSLSGGVPVGIETFAEDHFKLKAESLKAAITPRSKVLIVCYPSNPTGGIMTYEDWLPIAKVIEENDLIVISDEIYAELTYGTKHVSLASMPGMKDRTILVSGFSKAFAMTGWRMGYACAHPELISAMLKIHQYTIMCAPIMGQVAALEALRNGKDEKDRMVEAYNQRRRLIVHGFREIGLECHEPQGAFYAFPSIKSTGLSSEQFSTRLLNEANVAAVPGDVFGMGGEGHLRCSYATSVNQLTEAIERIGRFVDKLKAE encoded by the coding sequence ATGATTAAAGACGAAGAAAGATCAATGAACGCAACCGTCCGCCGCGCATCGATGGCTGACTATTTGGCTCCCGGCGCTCGATCGATGAAACCTTCCGGCATTCGCCGGTTTTTCGATTTGGCGGCAGGCCGCAAAGATATAATAACGCTCGGCGTAGGGGAGCCCGATTTCGTAACGCCATGGCATGTGCGTGAAGCATGCGTATACGCCCTTGAGATGGGCAAGACGCAATACACGTCGAACGCCGGCATGCCCGAGCTTCGGGAAGAGATCGGGAACTATCTGTATAACCAATTCGATGTCGCGTATGACCCGGCTCAAGAAATTCTGGTGACGGTTGGCGGCAGCGAAGCGATTGACCTTGCGCTCCGCGCGCTTATTACGCCCGGAGATGAAATTCTCGTGCCGGAGCCCTGCTATATTTCCTATTCGCCAATTACGTCGCTAAGCGGCGGTGTTCCGGTCGGGATCGAGACCTTCGCGGAGGATCACTTCAAGCTGAAGGCGGAATCGTTGAAGGCCGCCATTACACCTCGTTCGAAGGTGCTTATCGTATGTTATCCGAGCAACCCGACGGGCGGAATCATGACGTACGAAGACTGGCTGCCGATTGCCAAGGTTATCGAGGAGAATGATTTGATCGTCATCTCTGACGAGATCTATGCCGAGCTCACCTATGGCACGAAGCATGTCAGCCTGGCTTCAATGCCGGGCATGAAGGACCGGACCATTCTGGTCAGCGGCTTCTCCAAAGCGTTCGCCATGACGGGATGGCGGATGGGTTATGCATGCGCACATCCGGAACTCATAAGCGCGATGCTGAAGATTCATCAATATACCATCATGTGCGCGCCGATTATGGGTCAAGTGGCCGCGCTCGAAGCGCTCCGGAACGGGAAGGACGAGAAAGACCGTATGGTTGAAGCATACAACCAGCGGCGCAGGCTGATCGTTCACGGCTTCCGTGAGATCGGGCTGGAATGCCATGAACCGCAGGGCGCATTCTACGCGTTCCCTTCCATTAAATCGACCGGGCTCAGCTCGGAGCAATTCTCCACGCGACTGTTGAACGAAGCCAACGTGGCGGCTGTGCCTGGAGATGTGTTCGGAATGGGCGGCGAAGGCCATTTGCGGTGCTCCTACGCCACTTCCGTGAACCAATTGACGGAAGCTATTGAACGGATCGGGCGATTTGTCGATAAACTGAAAGCCGAGTAG
- a CDS encoding Lrp/AsnC family transcriptional regulator — protein MSELKMKILELLKEDARRTAELIATMLDVTAAEVKQAIAEMEQDHVIVKYATVANWSKVDDEKVTALIEVQITPERGRGFEGIAERIYLYPEVKSVYLMSGAYDLLVEVEGKNLKEVASFVSNRLSPIDAVLSTKTFFILKKYKQDGIIFEEHEVDQRLPISP, from the coding sequence ATGAGTGAGCTGAAGATGAAAATACTAGAGCTGCTTAAAGAGGACGCGCGCCGCACGGCGGAGTTGATCGCAACGATGCTGGATGTGACGGCGGCCGAAGTGAAGCAGGCGATTGCGGAGATGGAGCAGGACCATGTCATCGTCAAATATGCGACCGTCGCCAATTGGAGCAAGGTAGACGACGAGAAGGTTACCGCGTTGATCGAAGTGCAAATAACGCCGGAACGCGGCCGTGGATTTGAAGGGATCGCGGAACGGATTTATTTATATCCGGAAGTGAAGTCGGTCTATTTGATGTCCGGCGCCTATGATTTGCTTGTCGAGGTGGAAGGGAAGAACTTGAAGGAAGTGGCTTCCTTCGTCTCCAACAGACTGTCTCCGATTGATGCGGTATTATCGACGAAGACGTTCTTTATTCTGAAAAAATACAAACAGGACGGCATTATATTCGAGGAGCATGAGGTTGACCAACGTCTCCCCATTTCGCCGTGA
- the hisC gene encoding histidinol-phosphate transaminase, protein MSIVLPHIEALATYALGEQPPEGVPSVKLNQNESPYPPSPRVLQALRDMSEEELRRYPDAACVELRKSLSAKLGIEAERIFCGNGSSEIISLIFKVFIGPGGSIALPDPSFGLYHTVAASYQAASKAVPTREDFTVDVDGLLASGAKAIVLVNPNAPTGLLLSSGEVERLVSGFPGLVVIDEAYIDFAEPGASSLELLSKYSNVMILRTFSKAYALCGARVGYCMADRSLIEALEKGRDIYNVNAISRKLAVAAIEDAGYVNDTIARSNRSRSELTARLRKMGFDVLPSQTNFVLCAPPVQEGITAKHIEERLTEAHIFVRHFDHPRLRGMLRISIGTESEIQQLLSELVRILA, encoded by the coding sequence ATGTCGATCGTCTTGCCTCATATCGAAGCGCTAGCCACCTATGCGCTGGGCGAACAACCGCCTGAAGGCGTTCCATCCGTCAAGCTAAACCAGAACGAAAGCCCTTATCCGCCATCGCCTCGCGTGCTGCAGGCGCTTCGCGACATGAGCGAGGAGGAGCTTCGCCGTTATCCCGACGCCGCATGCGTCGAGCTGCGAAAGTCGCTATCCGCGAAGCTCGGCATCGAGGCGGAGCGGATCTTTTGCGGGAACGGATCGAGTGAAATCATTTCGCTTATTTTCAAAGTGTTTATCGGTCCGGGGGGCAGCATCGCATTGCCGGATCCTTCATTCGGGCTGTACCATACCGTGGCGGCCAGCTATCAAGCGGCAAGCAAGGCCGTTCCGACCAGGGAAGACTTCACGGTCGACGTGGACGGGCTGCTGGCAAGCGGTGCGAAGGCGATCGTACTGGTGAATCCGAATGCGCCAACCGGTCTGCTGCTCAGCTCCGGCGAGGTGGAACGGCTTGTGAGCGGATTTCCGGGCCTCGTGGTCATCGATGAAGCTTACATCGATTTTGCGGAGCCGGGCGCATCCTCGCTAGAGCTGCTATCCAAGTATTCAAATGTGATGATACTTCGAACTTTTTCTAAAGCTTATGCGCTGTGCGGCGCACGTGTCGGCTACTGCATGGCGGACCGCTCCCTGATCGAAGCGCTTGAGAAGGGACGGGATATTTATAATGTGAATGCGATCAGCCGTAAGCTGGCCGTCGCGGCAATCGAGGATGCCGGCTATGTGAACGACACGATTGCCCGGTCCAACCGGAGCCGGAGCGAGCTTACAGCACGGCTGCGGAAGATGGGCTTCGATGTGCTGCCTTCGCAGACTAATTTCGTGCTTTGCGCGCCTCCGGTACAAGAGGGAATAACGGCCAAGCATATTGAAGAGCGGCTGACCGAGGCTCATATATTCGTCCGCCATTTCGACCATCCGCGCCTTCGCGGCATGCTGCGGATTTCCATTGGCACGGAGTCCGAGATCCAGCAGCTGCTTTCGGAGCTTGTCCGGATCTTGGCGTAA
- the pdxR gene encoding MocR-like pyridoxine biosynthesis transcription factor PdxR gives MPDLTSRPNMPADEPMYIQIYRSTRDEILAGRIAPGCKLPSIRTVSERLGVSRTPVALAYEQLLAEGYVNSRPRSGLFAAELDAALSPAINKTSESSPVLPSPARAYHALAGEGTAYDFGYGTVDLDRFPYAKWRRLLNQCFLPENNRVLLYGDYQGERELRTEVCAYLHQSRGIRCSPEQIVIGAGTYHSLDLLFQLLQSDVSTLAAEEAVNDGVKALFEQSRFSLRPLRLESDGIRMEDVYASGAQAVYVTPSHQFPYGMTLSIGKRTKLLDWANQTGAYLIENDYDGEFRYGGRPIPALQSLDDHGRVVYVGTFSKALTPSLRLSYLILTPELLERFRQRKHSFDQLASTVFQKTLQQFMLSGDFERHIRRMRKVYGSKHHALLVAIRSRFGSSADIIGAGSGLHLLMKVKNGMSEEELVRSAKQAGVHVYPTSIYALKPELAPASTVLLGFGGMKENDIPAGIERLARAWL, from the coding sequence ATGCCTGATCTAACGTCCAGACCGAACATGCCGGCCGACGAGCCGATGTATATTCAAATCTACCGCAGCACGCGCGATGAAATATTAGCCGGGCGGATTGCGCCGGGCTGCAAGCTTCCTTCCATCCGCACCGTTTCCGAACGGCTTGGCGTAAGCCGTACGCCGGTTGCGCTGGCTTATGAACAGCTGCTTGCCGAAGGGTATGTCAACAGCAGGCCCAGATCAGGACTGTTCGCCGCCGAGCTTGATGCTGCGCTGTCCCCTGCCATCAATAAAACATCGGAATCAAGCCCCGTTCTCCCTTCGCCGGCTCGCGCTTACCATGCATTGGCCGGAGAAGGGACCGCCTATGATTTTGGCTATGGGACCGTTGATCTGGATCGCTTCCCTTATGCCAAATGGAGAAGGCTGCTGAACCAATGCTTTCTGCCGGAGAATAACCGCGTGCTCCTATATGGCGATTATCAAGGCGAACGGGAGCTTCGCACAGAGGTCTGCGCTTATTTGCATCAAAGCCGCGGAATTCGCTGCTCGCCGGAACAGATCGTCATTGGAGCCGGTACGTACCACTCGCTTGATCTGCTGTTCCAGCTGCTCCAGAGCGACGTCTCGACGCTGGCCGCGGAGGAGGCCGTCAATGACGGGGTCAAGGCGCTGTTCGAACAATCCCGCTTCAGCCTGCGCCCCTTGCGCTTAGAGAGCGACGGCATCCGCATGGAGGATGTATATGCAAGCGGCGCCCAAGCCGTATATGTGACACCCTCCCATCAATTCCCATACGGAATGACCTTATCGATCGGCAAGAGAACCAAGCTCCTGGACTGGGCAAACCAGACCGGCGCTTACCTGATCGAGAACGATTATGACGGCGAATTCAGATATGGCGGGAGACCGATCCCGGCTCTCCAAAGCTTGGACGATCATGGACGGGTCGTATATGTCGGCACCTTCTCCAAAGCGCTGACCCCTTCTCTGCGGCTGAGCTATCTCATCCTTACGCCAGAGCTGTTGGAGCGGTTCCGGCAACGAAAACACAGCTTCGACCAGCTTGCCTCGACCGTCTTCCAAAAGACGCTGCAACAATTCATGCTATCCGGCGATTTCGAACGCCACATCAGGAGGATGAGGAAGGTTTACGGCAGTAAACATCATGCATTGCTGGTTGCGATCCGCAGCCGGTTCGGAAGCAGCGCCGATATTATCGGGGCCGGCTCCGGTCTGCATCTGCTCATGAAAGTGAAGAACGGCATGAGCGAGGAAGAGCTCGTAAGAAGCGCCAAGCAAGCCGGCGTTCATGTTTACCCGACGTCGATCTATGCTTTAAAACCTGAGCTGGCTCCTGCCTCCACCGTGCTGCTCGGTTTTGGAGGAATGAAGGAGAACGATATCCCGGCAGGAATAGAGCGGCTGGCCCGCGCATGGTTATAA
- a CDS encoding spore coat protein, whose translation MYQQQQSQQQPSIQTLLPDQDMAYAVLADLKRVVREYATAATESSCPQIRQMFTQLMNDTLRMQGDLYNVMQQQNMYSKASPALRQEVDKQLRQQQQMQQKEQQHLQQIGLAGQPMQQQFQAYQQPQSPQYQQSQQYQQYQQYQYRPQ comes from the coding sequence TTGTATCAACAACAACAATCGCAGCAGCAGCCGTCGATCCAAACGTTGCTGCCCGATCAGGATATGGCGTATGCGGTGCTAGCCGATTTGAAGAGGGTCGTCCGTGAATACGCAACGGCTGCAACCGAGTCCAGCTGTCCGCAAATTCGTCAAATGTTTACGCAATTGATGAACGACACGCTGCGTATGCAAGGCGACTTGTATAACGTTATGCAGCAGCAGAACATGTATAGCAAAGCGTCCCCGGCGCTTCGTCAAGAGGTGGACAAGCAGCTTCGTCAGCAGCAGCAGATGCAGCAGAAGGAGCAGCAGCATCTTCAGCAGATCGGCCTGGCAGGCCAGCCTATGCAGCAGCAGTTCCAAGCTTATCAGCAGCCGCAATCCCCGCAATACCAGCAATCCCAGCAATACCAACAATACCAACAATATCAATATCGGCCTCAATAA
- a CDS encoding DUF2642 domain-containing protein yields MKYRHPLLDQYVELNISGKSLPIQGKMIDMGQDILVIHNGLQFLYIPLIHLQQLRTVKQEGEDLVIPEFPFEQQSEPISYRKILMNAKGMFSELYITGNQTIHGYLTSVMNDFFVFYSPVYHTIIVSLQHLKYLIPYNPNVTPYTLSPAQFPLKPSPMTLARTFDQQLRKLIGEFVILDLGENPNKIGVLKGIEQNMIELSTAGGSSVFLHFDHVKTVHLP; encoded by the coding sequence ATGAAGTACCGCCATCCGTTATTAGATCAATATGTGGAGCTTAATATATCAGGCAAATCTTTGCCGATCCAAGGCAAGATGATCGACATGGGCCAAGATATTCTGGTCATTCATAACGGTTTGCAATTTCTGTACATTCCGCTCATACATCTTCAGCAATTACGCACCGTGAAGCAGGAAGGCGAGGATCTCGTAATCCCGGAATTTCCGTTTGAGCAGCAGAGCGAGCCGATCTCTTACCGCAAAATTTTAATGAACGCCAAAGGCATGTTCTCGGAATTGTATATTACCGGCAATCAGACGATTCATGGCTATTTGACCAGCGTCATGAACGACTTCTTCGTTTTCTATTCGCCTGTTTACCATACGATCATCGTATCATTGCAGCATCTTAAGTATCTGATTCCATATAATCCGAATGTAACTCCGTACACACTTTCGCCGGCCCAGTTCCCGCTTAAGCCGTCGCCAATGACGCTAGCTCGTACCTTTGACCAGCAGCTGCGCAAATTAATCGGTGAATTCGTTATTCTCGATTTGGGAGAGAATCCAAATAAAATAGGCGTGCTAAAAGGTATCGAACAGAATATGATTGAACTGTCGACCGCAGGCGGCAGCTCGGTTTTCCTGCATTTTGACCATGTGAAGACCGTCCATCTCCCTTAA